Proteins encoded in a region of the Halodesulfovibrio marinisediminis DSM 17456 genome:
- the dapB gene encoding 4-hydroxy-tetrahydrodipicolinate reductase, with product MSVSIVVMGANGRMGATIARMAQDSDKYELAAVVERKGHEGRLDFWGCEVSNDLDEVLGKIDNAVVIDFTIPAVSLENAKIAAKHHTPIVMGTTGFTNEERAQLEELAKTSPMFWAPNTSVGVYALTQILPELIKILGEDYDLEMVELHHNKKKDSPSGTAMRLAECLAEAKKWDLDKVANYHREGMIGERPKEEIGIQTIRGGDVVGVHTVYAMGPGERIEVTHHAHSRETFAAGALRAALWLAGREAGKLYSMSDII from the coding sequence ATGAGTGTATCTATAGTTGTAATGGGTGCTAACGGTCGTATGGGTGCAACTATTGCGCGTATGGCACAGGATAGTGATAAGTACGAGCTTGCTGCAGTTGTAGAACGTAAGGGACACGAAGGCCGTCTTGATTTTTGGGGCTGTGAAGTTTCAAACGATCTTGATGAGGTTCTTGGTAAGATAGATAATGCTGTTGTTATCGACTTCACCATCCCAGCTGTAAGCCTTGAAAATGCAAAGATTGCGGCAAAGCATCACACTCCGATTGTAATGGGAACTACTGGTTTTACTAATGAAGAGCGTGCACAGCTTGAAGAGTTGGCTAAAACATCTCCTATGTTTTGGGCACCGAATACAAGTGTAGGCGTTTATGCTCTTACTCAGATTTTGCCTGAACTTATCAAGATTCTCGGTGAAGATTATGACCTGGAAATGGTAGAATTACACCATAACAAGAAAAAGGATTCTCCAAGCGGCACAGCAATGCGTCTTGCAGAGTGCCTTGCAGAAGCTAAAAAATGGGATCTTGATAAGGTCGCCAACTATCATCGCGAAGGCATGATTGGCGAGCGTCCAAAAGAAGAGATTGGTATTCAGACTATTCGCGGCGGTGACGTTGTGGGTGTGCATACCGTATATGCAATGGGGCCGGGTGAGCGTATTGAAGTTACACATCATGCGCATTCTCGTGAAACATTTGCAGCTGGTGCTCTTCGTGCTGCATTGTGGCTTGCTGGACGTGAGGCAGGAAAACTTTATTCTATGTCGGATATTATCTAA
- a CDS encoding NAD+ synthase has product MKIALLQLNPVVGDVSGNIVKIVEAVKKAAKDGAQLCVTSELSVCGYPPRDLLLRQDFIDGCQASLKTLAFELKDMPPTLVGVPIHNPDSVGKPVFNAAALVANGTYSIVAHKTLLPTYDVFDENRYFEQGKKLGLVNIHGRKIGVTICEDIWNDKSYWKDRRKYKQNPLGALAEDGAEIIVNLSASPFTLGKQFIREQMLSSMVHHYELPFLYANQVGGNDDLIFAGKSLAYAADGTLIGRGKSFEEDILVVDLESNSGRVEQEDATDEAQAWNALVLGTRDYVRKCGFKKVVLGLSGGVDSALTAAVAVEALGPENVIGVLMPSPYSSQGSIDDSFELAKRLGIRTEKIEIEPMLTAFLGSLKPIFEGANTDVTEENLQARIRGNLLMAISNKFGALLLTTGNKSELAVGYCTIYGDMAGGLAVIADVPKTLVWKVCRWANDHCGEKIPVEIIEKAPSAELRPDQKDSDSLPEYEELDAILHKYIVERLSKETIILQGYAEEDVERVLWLVKISEFKRRQAAPGLRITDRAFGTGWRMPVASRVHLL; this is encoded by the coding sequence ATGAAAATAGCGCTTCTTCAGCTGAACCCTGTTGTGGGTGATGTCTCTGGCAATATAGTTAAGATTGTCGAAGCAGTAAAAAAAGCTGCAAAAGACGGAGCACAGCTTTGTGTGACCTCGGAATTATCTGTTTGCGGCTATCCTCCTCGTGACTTGTTGTTACGTCAGGACTTTATTGATGGCTGTCAGGCATCTCTTAAGACATTGGCTTTTGAGTTGAAAGATATGCCGCCGACGTTGGTCGGTGTACCTATCCATAACCCAGATAGTGTAGGTAAGCCGGTATTTAACGCTGCTGCTTTGGTAGCAAATGGAACGTACTCCATTGTAGCGCATAAAACCTTGCTCCCTACCTATGACGTATTTGATGAGAACCGATACTTTGAACAGGGGAAAAAACTTGGTCTTGTGAATATTCATGGTCGCAAGATCGGTGTAACCATCTGTGAGGATATCTGGAACGATAAATCATATTGGAAGGACCGCAGGAAGTATAAGCAAAACCCTCTCGGGGCGCTTGCTGAAGATGGCGCAGAGATTATTGTTAACCTTTCAGCATCGCCTTTTACGCTCGGCAAACAGTTTATACGTGAGCAGATGTTGTCATCCATGGTGCATCATTACGAACTGCCGTTCTTATATGCTAACCAGGTTGGTGGTAACGACGACCTTATCTTTGCAGGTAAAAGCCTTGCATATGCCGCTGATGGAACACTCATTGGACGCGGCAAGTCCTTTGAAGAAGATATTCTAGTCGTTGACCTCGAATCAAATTCTGGCCGCGTAGAACAGGAAGATGCTACTGACGAAGCACAGGCTTGGAATGCACTCGTTCTTGGAACTCGTGATTACGTTCGTAAGTGTGGCTTTAAGAAAGTTGTTCTTGGTTTGTCAGGTGGGGTTGATTCAGCCCTTACTGCAGCCGTTGCGGTGGAGGCTCTCGGTCCTGAGAATGTTATCGGTGTGCTCATGCCTTCTCCATATTCAAGTCAGGGCAGTATTGATGACTCTTTTGAGCTTGCAAAGCGTCTTGGTATTCGCACTGAAAAAATTGAAATTGAGCCAATGCTCACAGCATTTCTTGGTTCATTGAAGCCAATTTTTGAGGGTGCCAATACTGATGTAACGGAAGAGAACCTTCAGGCTCGTATTCGCGGTAACTTGCTTATGGCAATCTCCAATAAATTTGGTGCATTGCTTTTAACTACTGGTAACAAGTCTGAACTGGCAGTAGGTTACTGCACTATTTATGGCGACATGGCTGGTGGTCTTGCGGTTATTGCTGATGTACCTAAGACTCTTGTTTGGAAGGTCTGTCGTTGGGCAAATGATCACTGCGGAGAAAAGATTCCGGTTGAGATTATTGAAAAAGCTCCTTCTGCTGAACTTCGTCCAGATCAGAAGGACTCTGATTCTTTGCCGGAATACGAAGAGCTTGATGCTATTCTCCATAAGTACATTGTTGAGCGCTTGAGTAAAGAAACCATTATATTACAAGGGTATGCAGAGGAAGACGTTGAGCGTGTTCTTTGGCTTGTAAAGATTTCTGAGTTCAAACGCAGACAGGCTGCACCGGGGCTGCGTATTACAGACCGTGCTTTTGGTACTGGTTGGCGTATGCCTGTAGCAAGTCGTGTTCACTTGCTGTAG
- a CDS encoding molybdopterin-dependent oxidoreductase, which yields MDHISACTLDCPDCCSTIVTTDEYGRHSIKGNPAHPITQGFTCKKGKHALSRISAPDRITTPLMRNGSDFTPVSWEKALDAIAQKISTLRSTPERMLHVRGYGFRGVLADSSRYLFGQLGASKTHGALCDNAMIEACIRDFGELDQNNYTELLNADCIVNWGRDVIRSSIHTTALLKDARSNGCQLFSISPMSPEEGMRIHQSDTHIQIRPGTDRFLATAVINRLIQNGIADKILSRTSNGPEFVNFIKSLDEQKLLQTCGVKPDEISLLAAIYGNKDFAVSSILGWGLQRYIYGGENVRYINALSMLSGNVGKKGAGSYGGVSTGRNFDSTWRSGGKKSRSLLTPKLADEILAAGDIEFLWCDGTNAINQTPEAIKMADAFCTIDMVVVVDAFINDTAKQADIILPCALMYEREDVLGSYFHNYIQYSAKVFEPTGDTRTDYDIISDIASRLSIPMPQKDDILTSALNTEPITNLTKNPLTEIRKKGFLPTDRPNIAFKDMTFSHPDGKYCLPDPVLHEEPEFDSTFPLSLLSLINKDYEHSQIPAEEQQEQLKAHIHPTTLTQYNIIPNEHAHLISPIGKIQVLAVADTAVHPESVIIRRGGWMMFDRCANTIIESHVTDLGGNAAFYSQRVRLECIK from the coding sequence ATGGATCATATTTCTGCATGCACACTGGATTGCCCAGACTGCTGTTCAACAATTGTCACAACCGATGAATATGGGCGTCACTCAATAAAGGGCAACCCCGCACATCCTATAACCCAAGGCTTCACTTGCAAAAAAGGGAAACACGCCCTTTCACGCATCAGTGCTCCTGACCGGATTACTACTCCGCTCATGCGCAACGGCTCTGACTTCACCCCAGTGTCATGGGAAAAAGCGCTCGACGCAATTGCTCAAAAAATTTCTACTCTGCGGAGCACTCCGGAGCGGATGCTTCATGTCCGGGGGTACGGGTTCCGTGGAGTGCTTGCTGATTCCAGTCGCTATCTCTTCGGACAACTTGGCGCATCAAAAACTCACGGGGCACTCTGTGACAATGCAATGATCGAAGCTTGTATTCGCGACTTCGGTGAACTTGACCAGAACAACTATACAGAGCTTCTCAACGCAGACTGTATCGTCAACTGGGGACGTGATGTCATTCGTTCTTCTATTCACACTACTGCGTTACTAAAAGATGCACGTAGCAATGGATGCCAGCTATTCAGCATTTCACCAATGTCTCCTGAAGAAGGAATGCGCATACACCAGAGCGACACTCATATTCAAATCCGCCCTGGAACCGATAGATTTCTTGCCACAGCTGTCATCAACCGCCTTATTCAAAATGGAATTGCAGACAAGATTCTAAGTCGAACTTCAAATGGCCCCGAGTTCGTCAACTTCATTAAATCACTTGATGAACAAAAACTTCTTCAAACGTGCGGCGTTAAACCAGATGAAATATCTCTTCTTGCCGCGATATACGGCAACAAAGATTTTGCTGTCTCCAGTATCCTTGGATGGGGGTTACAACGATACATCTATGGCGGAGAAAACGTACGATACATCAACGCCCTCTCCATGCTTTCCGGCAATGTAGGAAAAAAAGGTGCAGGTAGTTATGGAGGAGTCAGCACTGGTAGAAACTTTGACTCAACTTGGCGATCAGGTGGAAAAAAATCGCGTTCGTTACTTACTCCAAAACTTGCTGATGAAATTTTGGCTGCGGGCGACATTGAATTTTTATGGTGCGACGGCACAAACGCTATCAACCAAACACCGGAAGCAATAAAAATGGCAGATGCGTTCTGCACCATAGATATGGTTGTTGTAGTAGATGCATTTATAAATGATACCGCTAAGCAAGCAGATATAATACTACCATGCGCCCTAATGTATGAGCGCGAAGATGTTCTCGGCTCCTACTTTCACAACTATATTCAATACAGTGCCAAAGTTTTCGAGCCAACTGGAGATACACGCACCGACTATGACATCATCAGTGATATTGCTTCCCGCTTGTCTATTCCTATGCCACAAAAGGATGATATCCTTACATCGGCACTCAATACAGAGCCAATTACAAACCTAACTAAAAATCCGCTTACAGAGATCAGAAAAAAAGGTTTTCTACCGACAGATAGACCTAACATTGCATTCAAGGACATGACATTCAGTCATCCGGACGGAAAATATTGTCTCCCTGATCCAGTATTGCACGAGGAACCAGAGTTCGATTCAACATTCCCTCTCTCTTTGTTGTCGCTGATCAACAAGGACTATGAACACTCACAAATTCCAGCCGAAGAGCAACAAGAACAACTCAAAGCCCATATTCACCCAACCACGCTAACACAATATAATATCATCCCCAATGAACATGCACATTTAATATCACCAATTGGCAAAATACAGGTTCTGGCAGTGGCAGACACTGCAGTTCATCCTGAATCTGTCATTATCCGTCGTGGCGGCTGGATGATGTTTGATAGATGCGCCAACACTATTATTGAATCACATGTTACCGACCTGGGCGGCAATGCAGCCTTTTACAGTCAACGGGTGCGACTAGAATGTATTAAATAA
- a CDS encoding ACT domain-containing protein has product MKVEQISVFLENKAGRLAEVTNTLAKNGINIRALSLADTTDFGILRLIVDNSEKAKSVLKDQGFTVGKTNVVAVEVEDKPGGLNHILNTLGNNGINVEYMYAFVMPGSTNATLIFRFDKTDQAVEILSENNIPIIPGTKLHAQ; this is encoded by the coding sequence ATGAAAGTAGAACAAATATCCGTTTTTCTGGAAAACAAGGCCGGACGCCTTGCAGAAGTAACTAACACACTGGCAAAGAATGGCATTAACATTCGTGCCCTCTCGCTCGCGGACACAACGGACTTTGGAATTTTGCGCCTTATCGTAGATAATAGTGAAAAAGCAAAGTCCGTATTAAAAGATCAAGGCTTCACTGTCGGTAAAACAAATGTTGTTGCAGTAGAAGTTGAGGACAAGCCGGGCGGCTTGAACCACATCCTTAATACCCTTGGTAACAATGGAATTAACGTTGAATACATGTACGCATTTGTTATGCCTGGCAGCACAAATGCCACATTGATTTTCCGTTTCGATAAAACAGATCAGGCTGTAGAAATTTTATCTGAGAATAATATTCCTATCATTCCAGGCACAAAACTTCACGCTCAATAA
- a CDS encoding FAD-dependent oxidoreductase, producing the protein MNFGFLQTKNTPVINRSVGIIGAGPSGLAAAGLLASQGYEVHVYDKLPKPGGLMVFGIPSHRIPADRINRGVRDLERRLGVIFRTNTKICCSAPMHEEEGDHFAADILSLSDLTDNHDAVVICSGSWKSRKLTIEGSTLNGVYSSLQFLFPIRAVKYAHSNVSMPDVKGKRVVVIGAGHSAIDVVDSARTLGAEDITLVYRRTVAEAPCGKFEIDRIQEMGVSWLEKRSPEAIKGTNHVEKLVVRNGTTDELEELDADVIVSAIGEIPTPPFQKELGLENVRKGDVRWLNMTAMDNVFVAGDVLTGPSKIGKAVYSGLRAARSLTNWLDLKAQSREAEYNFDADKISR; encoded by the coding sequence ATGAATTTTGGATTCTTGCAGACTAAAAATACACCTGTAATTAATAGAAGCGTTGGAATTATTGGTGCTGGGCCTTCTGGGCTAGCTGCTGCTGGGTTGTTAGCAAGTCAGGGGTATGAAGTTCATGTGTACGATAAGCTGCCCAAGCCGGGGGGGCTTATGGTTTTTGGTATCCCAAGTCATAGGATTCCTGCTGATCGAATCAATCGAGGAGTGCGTGATTTAGAGCGTCGCCTCGGAGTCATTTTTAGAACGAATACAAAAATTTGTTGTAGTGCGCCTATGCATGAAGAAGAAGGCGATCATTTTGCAGCAGATATTTTAAGCTTATCCGATCTTACAGATAATCACGATGCGGTCGTTATCTGCTCTGGTTCATGGAAATCTCGTAAACTGACTATCGAAGGAAGCACATTAAATGGTGTGTATTCCAGTTTGCAGTTTCTTTTTCCTATTCGTGCTGTCAAATATGCGCACAGCAATGTTTCTATGCCGGATGTTAAGGGAAAAAGGGTCGTTGTAATCGGTGCTGGGCATTCAGCTATTGATGTTGTGGATTCAGCAAGAACTCTTGGCGCTGAGGACATTACCCTCGTGTACAGACGAACCGTAGCTGAAGCTCCGTGTGGAAAGTTTGAAATCGATCGTATTCAGGAAATGGGTGTTTCCTGGCTTGAAAAACGGTCTCCAGAAGCTATTAAGGGCACAAACCATGTTGAAAAACTCGTTGTGCGCAACGGAACAACCGATGAACTGGAAGAATTGGATGCAGATGTCATTGTAAGTGCCATTGGGGAGATTCCGACACCTCCGTTCCAGAAGGAACTTGGGTTAGAGAATGTTCGCAAGGGTGATGTTCGTTGGTTGAACATGACTGCTATGGATAATGTTTTTGTAGCAGGGGACGTACTTACTGGGCCAAGTAAAATTGGTAAAGCTGTGTACAGCGGACTCCGTGCCGCCCGCTCGCTGACAAACTGGCTTGATTTGAAAGCACAGTCTAGAGAAGCAGAATATAATTTTGATGCAGATAAAATTTCGCGGTAG
- a CDS encoding 4Fe-4S dicluster domain-containing protein, whose amino-acid sequence MQEYKTLFVDYSKCIGCETCESVCKFLHDTPRIAMSRTIEGVIVPLYCQHCEKAACQRVCKRGAISHDAQGAVLHDPMKCRGCETKDCLIACPYAAFFATCKGVAVAKCDLCKKRRAEGMLPACVEMCPCDAIKYVDQKDVGSFKTAASEEAFKRVMSHIRPKKFVD is encoded by the coding sequence ATGCAAGAATATAAGACACTGTTCGTTGATTATTCCAAGTGTATTGGCTGCGAGACTTGTGAGTCCGTATGCAAGTTTCTTCATGATACACCCCGTATCGCGATGTCCCGTACCATTGAAGGTGTAATCGTTCCTCTTTATTGCCAACACTGTGAAAAAGCTGCTTGTCAGCGTGTTTGTAAACGTGGTGCAATTTCACATGATGCTCAGGGAGCAGTTTTACATGATCCGATGAAATGCCGCGGGTGTGAAACCAAAGATTGTTTGATTGCGTGCCCTTATGCAGCTTTTTTTGCGACCTGTAAGGGAGTCGCTGTAGCAAAGTGTGACTTATGCAAAAAGCGTAGGGCAGAGGGAATGCTGCCTGCCTGTGTTGAAATGTGTCCATGTGACGCAATTAAATATGTTGATCAAAAAGATGTTGGCTCTTTTAAAACTGCTGCATCTGAAGAAGCTTTTAAGCGTGTAATGTCACACATTCGTCCTAAAAAGTTTGTTGACTAA
- the bcp gene encoding thioredoxin-dependent thiol peroxidase codes for MKTLKQGDPAPDFCLINQSGEEICLSNFKGKQRVLVYFYPKASTSGUVTQAQGLRDNLNTFDAMGIAILGISPDPITRLDKFARKELLAFSLLSDENHEIAEQFGVWAEKKFMGKVYEGIHRISFLVGEDGVIEQVFNKFKTADHAHTVLTYLKEHGTA; via the coding sequence ATGAAAACACTAAAACAAGGTGACCCTGCACCAGATTTTTGCCTGATAAATCAATCAGGAGAAGAGATCTGTCTTTCAAATTTTAAAGGTAAGCAACGTGTGCTGGTGTATTTCTATCCTAAAGCATCCACATCCGGCTGAGTCACTCAGGCACAAGGGTTGCGTGACAACCTTAATACATTTGACGCAATGGGAATTGCAATTCTTGGCATCAGCCCTGATCCAATAACACGTCTGGATAAATTTGCCCGCAAAGAACTACTCGCTTTTTCTTTGCTTTCTGACGAGAACCACGAGATTGCCGAACAGTTTGGCGTGTGGGCAGAAAAAAAGTTCATGGGCAAAGTTTATGAAGGTATTCACCGAATAAGTTTTCTTGTCGGCGAAGATGGAGTTATCGAACAAGTCTTCAACAAATTCAAAACAGCAGACCATGCACATACCGTGCTTACCTATCTGAAAGAGCACGGAACCGCATAA
- a CDS encoding peptidoglycan DD-metalloendopeptidase family protein gives MASLKKTFFFIVFLSLICGGTIAGWLLFKDQQGPIVAVDKENARVNKNSTVTLSLHDVTSELKNLSIAVRKNSKNIPLYSTDFEPGRKSITLNIPLANANVSDGAFEMIITATDTSLAAFGKGNTTRKIVTMRMDNTPPSVTIKSLPPNIWQGGTGVIAYTVSEPVDTSGVKVNDIFFPGYKQADGTYISLFAFPHDIERKDYTPTVFAMDVAGNIYNQPFAINPLSRKFRHDKIRLSDRFLNSVMPAFNKDTPEAKTNLERFLTVNRKIRKENRAALIKIGRQTSSSILWKSKFMRFPNSATRAGFGDRRSYIYNDKVIDQQTHLGLDLASRKQSPIPAANKGTVVYTGNLGIYGNVAIIDHGLGLQTLYAHMTEIKTTVGSVVSQGDIIGISGSTGMSGGDHLHFGVIVSGIPVTPVEWFDPRWIQYNITDKLNFN, from the coding sequence ATGGCGAGCCTTAAAAAAACATTCTTTTTCATTGTATTCTTATCCCTCATTTGCGGCGGTACGATTGCCGGCTGGCTTTTATTTAAAGACCAGCAAGGCCCAATCGTTGCAGTTGATAAAGAAAATGCTCGAGTTAACAAAAACAGCACCGTCACTCTTTCGCTACACGATGTTACTTCTGAGCTTAAAAATCTTTCCATTGCGGTTCGTAAAAATTCCAAAAATATCCCGTTGTACTCTACTGACTTTGAGCCGGGAAGAAAATCAATCACACTTAATATTCCTCTTGCAAATGCGAATGTTTCCGATGGCGCATTTGAAATGATCATTACAGCGACTGACACCTCTCTCGCAGCCTTTGGCAAAGGGAACACCACTCGCAAAATTGTTACAATGAGAATGGATAATACTCCACCAAGTGTTACCATAAAATCACTGCCGCCAAACATTTGGCAAGGTGGTACTGGTGTAATTGCTTACACTGTATCTGAGCCTGTAGACACTTCAGGCGTAAAAGTTAACGACATCTTCTTCCCAGGCTATAAACAAGCAGACGGCACATACATCAGCCTTTTTGCTTTCCCTCATGATATAGAGAGAAAAGACTATACCCCTACTGTATTCGCAATGGATGTTGCTGGTAATATCTACAACCAGCCGTTCGCCATCAATCCTCTCTCCCGCAAATTCCGTCATGATAAAATTCGCTTAAGTGATCGTTTCTTGAATAGTGTAATGCCTGCCTTTAACAAAGACACTCCAGAGGCAAAAACAAACCTTGAACGTTTTCTTACGGTGAACAGAAAAATCCGCAAAGAAAACCGCGCAGCTCTTATCAAAATTGGTCGCCAAACATCTTCTTCCATTTTATGGAAAAGCAAGTTCATGCGTTTCCCTAACTCCGCAACTCGTGCAGGATTTGGTGACCGCAGAAGCTACATTTACAACGATAAGGTAATTGACCAACAAACACATTTAGGCCTCGACCTTGCTTCCCGTAAACAATCTCCAATTCCTGCGGCAAACAAAGGTACTGTTGTTTACACAGGGAACCTCGGAATTTACGGAAATGTTGCTATCATTGATCATGGCCTTGGATTGCAAACATTGTATGCGCATATGACTGAAATCAAGACAACTGTCGGTTCTGTCGTAAGCCAGGGAGATATCATCGGTATATCCGGCTCGACTGGAATGTCCGGTGGAGACCACCTCCACTTTGGCGTCATAGTTTCTGGTATTCCAGTAACTCCTGTCGAGTGGTTCGATCCTCGTTGGATTCAGTACAACATTACGGACAAACTCAATTTTAACTAG
- a CDS encoding CBS domain-containing protein produces the protein MLHVQDLMSTNMFTLKKSDSLMAAKSLMELARIRHIPVIEEGNIFVGLITHRDILSSTLSKLADIGRDEQDEIEASIPVSEIMRDDVYTVAPDASLRDAAELLLNHKYGCLPVIEKDMLVGIITEADFLRLTIELMDALDT, from the coding sequence ATGCTTCATGTACAAGACCTGATGTCCACCAATATGTTCACACTCAAAAAATCTGACTCTTTAATGGCTGCCAAGTCACTAATGGAACTGGCACGTATTCGTCATATCCCTGTCATTGAGGAAGGAAACATTTTTGTCGGCCTTATAACCCACAGAGACATTTTATCTTCTACCCTATCAAAATTAGCAGATATTGGCAGAGATGAGCAGGATGAAATTGAGGCGTCAATCCCTGTATCAGAAATCATGCGAGATGATGTCTATACAGTAGCTCCGGATGCGAGCCTTAGAGACGCAGCCGAGCTTCTTCTAAACCATAAATACGGCTGCCTGCCTGTTATAGAAAAAGACATGCTTGTAGGAATCATAACAGAGGCTGACTTTTTACGATTAACGATTGAGTTAATGGATGCGCTAGATACGTAA
- a CDS encoding protein-L-isoaspartate(D-aspartate) O-methyltransferase yields the protein MPNDLKRNRERMVRDQLERRHITDPNVLNAMRTVPRHKFVQEALRLSAYDDNALPIGYGQTISQPYIVGLMSEALEAEPGMSVLEIGTGSGYQAAVLCEMGLQVYSVERIPELHTAAGKLFAELGYTGVQFKLDDGTLGWPEKAPFDRIMVTAGGPEIPKPLVDQLADPGILVLPVGRMKRMQQLVRIRKNNGDITLEKLASVAFVDLVGAHGW from the coding sequence TTGCCGAACGATTTGAAGCGCAATAGAGAGAGAATGGTTCGTGACCAGCTTGAAAGGCGACATATCACTGATCCGAACGTGTTAAACGCAATGCGGACTGTGCCAAGGCATAAGTTTGTTCAGGAAGCCCTGCGGCTTAGTGCTTATGATGATAACGCGTTGCCAATAGGCTATGGACAGACTATCTCTCAGCCATACATCGTTGGCCTTATGTCAGAGGCATTAGAAGCCGAACCTGGGATGAGTGTGCTTGAAATTGGCACCGGTTCCGGCTATCAAGCTGCTGTACTTTGTGAAATGGGCTTACAGGTTTATTCTGTCGAGCGTATTCCTGAATTACACACTGCTGCGGGAAAGCTTTTTGCTGAGCTTGGTTATACTGGAGTTCAGTTTAAACTAGACGATGGTACTCTTGGCTGGCCGGAGAAAGCGCCATTTGATCGAATCATGGTCACAGCAGGAGGGCCCGAAATTCCTAAACCTCTCGTTGATCAACTGGCTGATCCAGGAATTCTTGTGTTGCCTGTCGGGCGTATGAAACGAATGCAACAGCTTGTACGAATACGAAAAAATAACGGTGACATCACTCTGGAAAAGCTGGCCAGTGTAGCTTTCGTAGATTTGGTGGGTGCACACGGGTGGTAA
- a CDS encoding YqaA family protein yields the protein MKLMSKVMDWISRSALSPKAKWTLAIVAFTESIIFPLPPDLLLIPMALTQRKKAFFFATICTAASVLGGIVGYYIGYNFMDYVGMPIVRFYNLSNEYVAIKDWYDTYNAWAVAAAGLTPVPYKLCTLSAGAFKVNFGIFLFASVVSRSMRFFAIAGLIYVFGERARYFLEKRFDLVLLAALVLGIAGFVVLKFL from the coding sequence ATGAAGTTGATGTCTAAGGTGATGGACTGGATTTCAAGATCTGCTCTATCTCCTAAAGCTAAATGGACACTGGCAATCGTTGCTTTTACAGAGTCCATCATTTTTCCTCTTCCTCCTGATTTGCTTCTGATTCCAATGGCGCTTACTCAGCGTAAAAAGGCATTTTTTTTTGCAACAATATGCACGGCAGCGTCAGTGCTCGGGGGAATAGTCGGCTATTATATTGGATATAATTTCATGGACTACGTAGGGATGCCGATTGTTCGTTTCTATAATTTATCCAATGAATATGTAGCCATTAAAGACTGGTACGACACTTACAACGCATGGGCTGTTGCTGCCGCGGGGCTAACTCCTGTTCCGTATAAATTATGCACTCTTTCTGCCGGTGCTTTTAAGGTTAATTTCGGTATCTTCCTTTTCGCTTCAGTCGTAAGCCGTAGTATGCGTTTTTTTGCTATTGCCGGTCTTATTTATGTGTTTGGCGAACGGGCACGGTACTTTTTGGAAAAGCGTTTTGATCTTGTTTTACTCGCTGCACTTGTGCTTGGTATTGCCGGATTTGTCGTTTTAAAATTTCTCTAA